In Methanocella paludicola SANAE, the sequence ATTGTATTATCGCAGTAGGTGCGGATAAGGGCTCGGCCTCATTGAGCGGGCCTTTTAAGAGTGCGGCTGCGAGGGACGATGCTTTTATATCGTGTACCATCGAGGCAGGAGGCTTCCGGGATACGGTGACTGGCTGGGGCTCCCGAGAATTTACTTTTACGGTAGAGGACAGCATGGTCTTCCGCGTCAGCAACTACGTCTGCGGCCGGACCGTCATGATACATGCGGATAAGCCTGCAGCACGGCTCGACCGGCGCCTTATCGAAGCGCTGGCCGAAGGAAATAAGGCCACAGTAGAGCTAACAGTAGAGCAAAGAGAAAGGCCGAAGCCCACGTTCGACTTATTATTCCAGGAGAAATGAGCATGGCAGAGGAACAAAAGCCCGCAGAGACGGACATCGCAGAACTCAAAAAAGAGCTGGCCGACATCAAGCGAGACATGATGCGCCAGGAACTCGAGGACATCAAGCGGGAGAAAATGCGCCAGGAGCTGGAAGAGATAAAGGCCGAGCAGGCGCAGAAACAGGTGTACTACGAGCACTACGTTCCCCGGCTTTCCATCCTGACGGTGATCATGGCCACGGCCACGCTGCTGGCGGCAGGATACATCATCGGCACGCTGTACCCGTTTAACCTGGTGGCGGAAGTCGAGAGGTATCTTGTCGGATACGGCCTGCCGATCGGCGCCTCGCTGCTGCTGGCCATAGTCAGCCTGGTACTGTTCTTTATCGGGCTCGGGCTCGTGACGATGGCTAAGAAGTGAGAGCCGGCAGCATGATCACGAACCTCGCCCCCTTCGAGGGCTCACCCGGCACGCGGTCCTCGACCCACACTTTTCCGTGGAAATCGGTGACCAGATTTTTTACTAGATAAAGGCCGAGGCCACGGCCAGTAACGCCTGAAACGCCACGCTGGTATCGCCCGAACAGCCTCTTCTTCAGCTCATCGGGTATCCCGGGCCCGTTATCGCTGATGTCGACGCGATAATACGGGCGGCTATCCTCGAACACGCGCTCCTCCCGGATATCCACGGTGATCGGCCCGGTCGAATGCTTTATGGCGTTGCCCACGATGTTCATGAACACGTCCTTCAACAGCGGGTCGGCATTCAGGTAGCATTCTCCGGCCGACTCAAGGCGTATGGCCACTTCCCGTCCCGGTACATGGGAGAACTCTGACGCCACTTCGCGAAGCATCTGGCACATGTCGACCTTCTCGTGCTTAAGGCTGCCTTCCCTGATCCTTTGCAGCTTGCGGACCGTATCGATGAGCCTCGTGCTATTCTTCAAGGCTTCGAGGGGCTTCTCCAGGTATATTTTTTCCTCTTCCTGGATGCTCAGGTTCATGAGGCCGAGCTCAAGGTAGCTCATGCCTATCTGGTTCATGTTGTTGATGTCGTGGCCCATGAGATCGACGTACAATTCGGCCTGCCTCCGGGCATCCAGTATCTCGGCCTCGGACCTCTTTCGGTCCGTGATGTCCATGAACGTGACCACGGCGCCCTTGATCTCGCCATCGACGACGATCGGGTACGAAGAGTATTCTACCGGAAAAGACGTGCCGTCCTTCCGCCAGAAGATATCGTCGCTGTCCCGGCAGCCGCTGCCTGTGCGTAGAGACTCGACCACACAGCACTGTTCACGGCGGCACGGCGTACCATCCCTGCGGGTATGGTGGATCAGGTCATGCGTATCCTTTCCCAGGACCTCGTCCTTCGTGTAGCCGATCTGACGGAGCGCGGAGCGATTGATAAACGTGCACCGGCCGCTCGTGTCGACACCGAAGATCCCCTCGTCGGTCGATTCGAGCAGCAGGTGTATATCGTTATATAGCCGGTCCTTGTTCTCCGACAGCGTGCCGACGACGATGGCGACTATCAGGAATATCGACGCCCGGATAAAGCTGTCGGGGACGATGTAGCTTGCATCGAAGTACGAGATGGATATGTGCGCCAGGCCCAGGAACAGAGCGACAAGGATGGCTCTCTGGTGGTACCATATGCCCGCCAGGATGATGGGTATGTAAAACAGGTGAGTATAGACGGCGTTGATGCCCATGACAAGGTTGACGTACAGGGTAACGGCTATGCAGGCCAGGATGATGGCCGTCAGTAAAAGCTTATTGTACCGTTCTCTGGCCAGGGCCGAATGATCTTTAACTTCTTCCATGGATAGTATCTCGCAGCTACGCGGCCGGGATATATTAAAATTAGTTTATTATTATAAAAATTAACTCTAATTTTTCATCGCCTCGGGCATAACCGGCCGGAGTTTAAGAGTATGGTAAATACTTCTAGAATATTCACCAATTATATAAGCTAAAATCAAAGTTTTTTACTAAAATAGCGTATAAATATACAATATTTGTCGAGTTAAGAATAAAGTATATATAGCAAAAGTAGTAATTTTTCGATAACTAATTACTAGGGAAAGCTGTGTTAGCAGTCCCTGATCTCGGAGGGAATTCACATAAAAATAAAAACCACGCTCGGCGTCGCTGTTCTGCTCATGATACTGCTGTCCACGATAGCGGTAGTAGGGGCATCTCAGCCCGCTGCGAATACTACTGGAGGGGAGGCATCTACAGGATTTTCGACATATGTCGTTGCGTTCAACAATGCCCCGTCCATCCAGATGGACAGCAAGATAACTGACCTCGTGAACTCGTTCAACGGCCAGGTATTACACCGCTACAGCATCATCAACGGAATGGTGGTCTCGATACCGGACAATAAGGCGAGCGAGCTCAAGAAGCTAAGCAACGTCAAATACGTGGAAAAGGAGCAGACGGTCCAGGTATTGCTGGATAAGGCGGTGCCCCAGATAGGCGCCGACAAGGTCTGGGCTTCCGGGTACACCGGCAAGGGCGTGAAGGTCTGCGTCATCGACACGGGAGTGGACGCAAATCACCCCGACTTGAACGGCGGTAAGGTCGTGGCGTGGGTGGACTACGTCAACGGCAGGACCACACCCTACGATGACCACGGCCACGGCACGCACGTGTCTAGCACCATCGCCGGCACCGGCGCCGCGTTGAACGGCCAGTACAAGGGCGTAGCGCCCGAGGCCAGCCTGATGGAGGCAAAGGTCCTCTCGTCGTCGGGCTCCGGCAGCGACACCAACATCGTCAAGGCCATCGACTGGGCCGTCCAGAACGGCGCCCAGGTCATATCGATGTCCCTTGGAAGCACCACTCACTCGCAGGTCATGGACGATGCGGTCAACGCAGCGGTAAGCAAGGGCGTCGTCTGCGTCATCGCGGCCGGCAACAGCGGCCCGGGGACCAGGACGATCTGCTGCCCCGGCGACAGCCCCTACGTCATCACCGTGGGCGCGTCCGACAGGAATGACGCCATCGCCTCGTTCAGCTCCAGGGGGCCGAACCGGGACGGCAGCATCAAGCCGGACATTACCAACATGGGCGTAGGCCTCATGGCAGCAAAGGCCGGAGGCACCTCCACGAGCGGATATTATAAGGCCATGAGCGGCACCTCGATGGCGACCCCGATGACCTCGGGCGTCGTCGCCCTGCTGCTGCAGGCGAACAAGACGCTCAGCCCTGCCCAGGTAAAGACGGTGCTGCAGAAGACGGCGAAGCAGCTGGGCAGCAGCGTCCCGAATAACGACTACGGCTATGGCCGTGTGGACGCCAAGGCAGCGCTGGACTACGTGCTGACCGGCAAGATACCGGTACCCACGCCCACGCCGACCCCGTCGCCCGGCGTAAGCCCGACGCCCACTGCGACCCCGCAGCCGGGAGCAGGCTCCGCCGTATCCCTGACCAGCATGTTCGCCAGGTATAACAACCAGTACGGCCAGATGAACCAGTTCCAGGTCACGCCCGGCACCACGATCAGCCAGGGCATCATGATGGGCAACATCGGCGACTACGCCGACTCGTACACGGTATCGGTCAACGGCATACCCGCGGCATGGTGGACCATGACAGGCTATAACGGAGAGGTGCTCCAGCCCAGCAGCGCGGCCTACATCCAGATGGCGATAACGCCTGCGGCAGGCACTGCGACCGGAACGTACACGTTCACGGTAACGGCCACGTCCAACTCGGCCAGCAGCATCAAGGCCTCGAAGACGTACACGCTCAACGTGGCATCGGGCACTGTAACGCCGACGGCGACTCCGACCGTGACCCCTACGGCGACCCCGAACCCGACGATCTCGCCGACGCCTACAGCCACGCCGACTCCCGGAAAATCCTTCTCCGGGACCGCGTCCAGGAGCAGCGAATATTACACCTACCTGACGCCGACGGCGGCAGGGCAGGTAACTGCTACCATCAACTGGGCGAACACCTATACGGACCTGAACGTGTACCTCTACGACCCGGCGGGCAACCTCGTCGCTAAGTCGGAGAGCAGGTACACTACGAGCGAGACTGTGCAGTTTAATGCTCCCGCGGGCGGGTACTATCTGCTCAAAGTGACTGCGTCGAACTCGTACTCCGGCGTGGCCTTCACGGGCACGGCCAGCGCCAACACGGCGCAGGCCTACGTGAAGACGGGCACCATCGGAAGCACGCCCGTAACGTTCTCCGTAACGGCGGACGGCAGCAGGCACGTCAGCGCGAGGGTCGCATGGACCTGGAGCTATAGCACCGTCTCGCTGTCGCTCCTGGACCAGTCCGGAAGGGCGGTAGCCCAGGGCACCAAGACGACCGATGGCTTCAACGCCGCCTATGAGCAGTTCGACTGCGTCCCGGCATCGGGCACGTACACGCTCAAGCTGGCATCCGACAGCGCGACCAGAAGCCTGAGCTATAAGCTGGTAACCCCGTTCCAGCTTTAAGCTCTTTTTTTCTTTTTTATTTCCCCGTCTTTTTTTGAAATCCTCGTATTTTGTTTTATCAAACGTTTTGTACTCGTGCATCGAGTCTATTCCGGGTGAACCATATGGGAGGATTGAAGAAGGAGGTCGCGGGCACGGCAAAGGAGGCTGCCGGCAAGGCCGAGAAGGAAGTCGGCAAGGCCACGGGCAAGCGCGACGTGGAAGCGAAGGGCAAGATGAAAGAAATGGGCGGAAAGGCAGAAAAAGAGCTGGGCAAAGCCCAGAGAAAACTGTAATTTTTTATTTCGAGGGGGCCATGGAGTTCTTCATGGCCTCGAGCCCTTCATCGATGCCCCTTATTTTTATCAACGTGCTGATCTTCGAGGTATCGAGCGACAGGTCTTTGGGCATCCTCACGGTGAGCCCCATCTCTTCCATGCTCAAAGGCACGAGCATGTCCTCCTTCAGGCCGAAGGCGCGGGCGACTCTGAGGCCCATCTCGTAGTGGCTGATGCGCTCGGTGCCGGCGACATTGTACAGGCCGCTCATGTTCTCCAGCGTGAGTAATCTCACTGCCTTTGCTACATCCTCGATATAGATGGGCGAGAAGTACATGTCCCTCGCCAGCTCGATCTTCTGGCCGTAATTAAGGCTGGATACGACAAAGTTGACGAAGTTATCCGAAAAGTTCCCGTACACGTCCCCGAGCCTCAGCGTGATATGGTCCGCCGCCTTGTCCACCGCCACCTCGCCCATGAGCTTGGTCTCGCCGTAGACGTTGATGGGGTTGACGTGGTCGTGCTCCGCGTATAGCCCGCCGGGCTTGCGGCCGTCGAACACGAATGCAGAGGACAGGTATATGACGCGGGGCCTCAGCGAGCTGGAGGCCTCCACGAAGAACCGCGTGCCCCTGGTGTTGAACTCCATTGCGTCGAGCCGGTTCTTTTCGCAGTACTCGACGCTCGATATCTCCTCGGTGAGGATGAGATGCTGTGGCTTCGCCTGCTTCACGACGCGCGCCACGTCGGCGCTGTTCTTGATATCGTAGCCGGTACATCCGGAGGCCGGGTATGGGTGCTCCTTGTCGCACGCCCATGAGACCTCTTTGTCTTTTAACGCTTCATGAATGGCGGAACCCATTGGGCCGCAGCCGACGATCAGTATCATAGAGAATCTCCCTGTTATAATGTACTATAATATTCGCTTGCTGCTGATATACTTTCCATTGCAGGATAGCAGCTATCGCCTGTCATCGCCGTTGAAAAATCCGATTTTCTCCAGTCGCCGGGCCGCGATCCTGAACCCTGCCCCACCGTCCTTGTGGCCGTCCAGTATCTCCGGCACTGCGGCGGCGCCCACGTCGCCTAACAGTTTTCGGAGTGCTGCGAAATCGACCTCCCCATCGCCTATCTGCACGCCTTCCTCAGTGGAGCCGCGCGCATCCGATACATGGATATGGCGGATGTAGGGCTTTAGCGCCGTTACATAGGAGAGGTAGTCCTCGCCCATTGAATTGCAGTAGAGCTTCGCGTGACAAAGGTCCATGCATAGCCCCAGGCTTAGCTCATCAAGGATAGTCGATATCTCATCCTTGTGCTTAAAGAGGCATGAGGAATGCAGGACGCCCTTATACCAGTATATGTCAGGCATGTTCTCGAGGAGCAGCCGGGTTGTGCCTCGCACGTAGGCAATTAGCTCATGCATAGAATCGAGAAGCGGGCACTGGTCGACGAATTCGGGCTTCGCCCGAATGCCTCCCGGATGGCAGATGATGCTTTCCGCCCCCATCGCTGCCCCCAGGTCGATGGTCCGCTTTAGTATGGCGACTGCATCTCTGCGTTTTCCCTCTTCCGGAGAGGCCAGGTCGACCAGCGAGCCATCGGCGAATTTTTCGGGCATATGCAGGACGACGGGGCCGTCGAACTCAATGCCCTTAGCCCATGAGCCGTCCATGTCCCCGCAGAACAGGGCGAATTCCAGGGCTTCCGGCCGCATATCCATTAAAGAAGCGATGTCGCTATGGTGCACCTTGAGGCCGAATTTCATCTATATCCCAACCCACGTTCATCCACTTAAGTCTTAGGGCTATACGAGCGGGAACGCCGAGGCCATCAGCCAGGCAGCGAGGAGCGAGTTGAGTATGGCACCTATCAATACGTTGCCCGAGAGGCGGTATGTGTAGTAAGATAATACTTCGAGGAACACGAAAAGCGGCAATAATACAGGCAGTATGACCATGAAGAAGCCACCGGTCCCAGATAAGAGGATGGAGGCCATGAGCAGGGCGATGGCCACGATACGCAGGGAGGCGCCTTCGAGCAGAGACTTATAGCCCGGTATCCCGCGGAATGAAAGCTCGCTCAGTAGATTGTACGGGAAAAGCATGGCCCCCATGAGTATGATGAAAATTGCCCTTTTCATGCCCGGAAGAAGCCCGTATATCGATGCGGTGGCCGGGATGCCGATGAAGAGCAGGAAGTAGAGAAGAAAGACCAGTTCCAGGGCCAGGGGCCTGAGAACAGCCCGGGATGAAAACTTTTGGCCTTTGAAGCTATCACGGAATATGAGCCAGTACGATCCCAGCCCGATGATGCCCATGACGAATAGATATATCGATACGGTATTACCGAGCTGTATGCCGATAGAGGGAAATCCCGTGAAGTATGTGATAGCGGCGGCAGCGATAGCGGCGCCAGCGACGAGCAGAGCGGGCTTGAGGAGACCGGGATCAGGAGCCCGGAACTCATGTGTAGTGCCCATGAGCTCCCCGGAGAGGAAAGCTGTGAATGGGAAGAATGCTATAATGGCGAACAGGGCGCACAGGAGGAACCAGAGAGCCGTATTCCCGTAGGAAGAAGGCCCTCCGCTTCTCTCGATACTATAGGTGGCATCGAGCCAGCCGAGCATGGAATCGTACACGCGGCGATCATAAAGGACAGTGATGTGATTATCGCCATCGAGAATGACGAGCTTCCTGGCGGTGCCGTCGGAGAAGCCTCCGTAAGTATAGCCGGTCTCCGGGTTGTTTATGCCGGTGCCATTTTTCATCGCGTTTACCGCTGTGGTTTTTACGCTTTCAATATCAGCGCCGCCGGCGAGCAGTAACAAATTTTTAGGCAACGTGCCATTCACGGCGCCATCAATGGGAGAGATGCCTATACAGGCATCTGGCTTACCGCCCATCGCATACGATATAGCCAGGGAGCCCATCGAGTGGCCGGCCACCGAGAAATTATCAACGGCGTATGCATCCGCCACCCGGTCCATCGTAACATTGGTGGGCTCGTCCCCAAGGAGCATCGATGAAGCGCCATGCCCGGCGGAGTCGTAGAGGATGACGCGATAGCCGTTACGGGCTAGAGCCAGCCCCATGGGCAGCATCATCTCCTTATCGGCACAGTAGCCGTGGGCGATGATGATGGTGGCGTTATAGCCCGCGGGCACGAGCTCGAGGGCCGGAGAGCTGCCGCCATGGGAAATAAGGCCTATGCCCGAGTAAGCGCCATATAACTGCGCCAGTGAGAAAAGATAGGCTAACGCACAGGCGGCAAATATTACGACGAGCTGGCTAACTTTCATACGCATTAAATAAAAAATGGGGTTTTTTATTTTACATAGTCACTTCTTCGTTATACTCCGTGGACCCATCGACCTCCTCGAGGGGCACTTCATCATATCCCGGGTTTCCCGCCGCCGTGATGCGGATCTGATAATAGCCGTTCGGGATGTTACTGATCTTATATTCTCCGTTCGCATCGGTCACGGCCTTAGCGAAAGCCGGTAGTTTAGTGTCATAAGCGTCTGACTCTTTCCAGATGTAGATGATGGCATCCTTTAAGGGAGCCTTCGTGGCGGCGTTCGTGAGCTTACCATGGAGGTCGCCCGGCCCCGTCTCGGGGGCCGTCACGGTCGGCCAGGCCGTCGCATAGGCCAGGCCCGAGGTCGCAGGAGTCGTTGGCTTTACGGTCGTCCCGGTGGCGGGAGACGTCGCCGGAGACGTGGTCGTACACCCTGCTATAAAAATAGCCAGAGGTATGACTAATGCTAATATGATTATGCTTCCCCTTTTCATATAATCACTTGAGGAGTAAACGACTTAAAATAATTTATAATTAACCGTAAAAAGACCAATAAAAAAAAGAAAGAAAAAGGGTGTCCGGTATGCTTAACCGAACAGGGCGGAGAGACCTTCCATGCCGGAAGCCTCTTCCTCTTCCTTCTTCTTCTCCTCTTCCTGGGGGGCCGCTGCCGCCGGGGCGCCTGCCGCCGGAGCCGCTGCCGCTGCGGCCGGAGCCGCTGCGAATGCCGCCTTGGAGATGGCCTCGTCGATGTTGACGCCCTCGAGCGCCGCGACAAGGGCCTTGACACGGGCCTCGTTCACTTCGACGCCAGCCGCCTTAAGGACGGAGGTGACGCCGGTCTCATCCACAGGCTTGCCAGCCTTGTGTAACAGTAAAGCTGCGTATACGTATTCCATTTTAATACACCTCAAGTTATACTTTTGACTTTAATTCTTCATCCAGCGAGTCGGCGTTCTTCGCCTTCGCTTCCTTTGCGACGGAGAGCATCTCGGCCTCCGCCTTAGAGAGTATCATGTCTATGACGTCCTTCTCGAAGATGGGCGCATTGACGGCGAGCGCCTT encodes:
- a CDS encoding DUF371 domain-containing protein, with product MLIEVVHARGHPNITGTHRSTLEVTRDRTITKAADCIIAVGADKGSASLSGPFKSAAARDDAFISCTIEAGGFRDTVTGWGSREFTFTVEDSMVFRVSNYVCGRTVMIHADKPAARLDRRLIEALAEGNKATVELTVEQRERPKPTFDLLFQEK
- a CDS encoding ATP-binding protein, with product MEEVKDHSALARERYNKLLLTAIILACIAVTLYVNLVMGINAVYTHLFYIPIILAGIWYHQRAILVALFLGLAHISISYFDASYIVPDSFIRASIFLIVAIVVGTLSENKDRLYNDIHLLLESTDEGIFGVDTSGRCTFINRSALRQIGYTKDEVLGKDTHDLIHHTRRDGTPCRREQCCVVESLRTGSGCRDSDDIFWRKDGTSFPVEYSSYPIVVDGEIKGAVVTFMDITDRKRSEAEILDARRQAELYVDLMGHDINNMNQIGMSYLELGLMNLSIQEEEKIYLEKPLEALKNSTRLIDTVRKLQRIREGSLKHEKVDMCQMLREVASEFSHVPGREVAIRLESAGECYLNADPLLKDVFMNIVGNAIKHSTGPITVDIREERVFEDSRPYYRVDISDNGPGIPDELKKRLFGRYQRGVSGVTGRGLGLYLVKNLVTDFHGKVWVEDRVPGEPSKGARFVIMLPALTS
- a CDS encoding S8 family peptidase, whose amino-acid sequence is MILLSTIAVVGASQPAANTTGGEASTGFSTYVVAFNNAPSIQMDSKITDLVNSFNGQVLHRYSIINGMVVSIPDNKASELKKLSNVKYVEKEQTVQVLLDKAVPQIGADKVWASGYTGKGVKVCVIDTGVDANHPDLNGGKVVAWVDYVNGRTTPYDDHGHGTHVSSTIAGTGAALNGQYKGVAPEASLMEAKVLSSSGSGSDTNIVKAIDWAVQNGAQVISMSLGSTTHSQVMDDAVNAAVSKGVVCVIAAGNSGPGTRTICCPGDSPYVITVGASDRNDAIASFSSRGPNRDGSIKPDITNMGVGLMAAKAGGTSTSGYYKAMSGTSMATPMTSGVVALLLQANKTLSPAQVKTVLQKTAKQLGSSVPNNDYGYGRVDAKAALDYVLTGKIPVPTPTPTPSPGVSPTPTATPQPGAGSAVSLTSMFARYNNQYGQMNQFQVTPGTTISQGIMMGNIGDYADSYTVSVNGIPAAWWTMTGYNGEVLQPSSAAYIQMAITPAAGTATGTYTFTVTATSNSASSIKASKTYTLNVASGTVTPTATPTVTPTATPNPTISPTPTATPTPGKSFSGTASRSSEYYTYLTPTAAGQVTATINWANTYTDLNVYLYDPAGNLVAKSESRYTTSETVQFNAPAGGYYLLKVTASNSYSGVAFTGTASANTAQAYVKTGTIGSTPVTFSVTADGSRHVSARVAWTWSYSTVSLSLLDQSGRAVAQGTKTTDGFNAAYEQFDCVPASGTYTLKLASDSATRSLSYKLVTPFQL
- a CDS encoding SDR family oxidoreductase; translation: MILIVGCGPMGSAIHEALKDKEVSWACDKEHPYPASGCTGYDIKNSADVARVVKQAKPQHLILTEEISSVEYCEKNRLDAMEFNTRGTRFFVEASSSLRPRVIYLSSAFVFDGRKPGGLYAEHDHVNPINVYGETKLMGEVAVDKAADHITLRLGDVYGNFSDNFVNFVVSSLNYGQKIELARDMYFSPIYIEDVAKAVRLLTLENMSGLYNVAGTERISHYEMGLRVARAFGLKEDMLVPLSMEEMGLTVRMPKDLSLDTSKISTLIKIRGIDEGLEAMKNSMAPSK
- a CDS encoding sugar phosphate isomerase/epimerase family protein — encoded protein: MKFGLKVHHSDIASLMDMRPEALEFALFCGDMDGSWAKGIEFDGPVVLHMPEKFADGSLVDLASPEEGKRRDAVAILKRTIDLGAAMGAESIICHPGGIRAKPEFVDQCPLLDSMHELIAYVRGTTRLLLENMPDIYWYKGVLHSSCLFKHKDEISTILDELSLGLCMDLCHAKLYCNSMGEDYLSYVTALKPYIRHIHVSDARGSTEEGVQIGDGEVDFAALRKLLGDVGAAAVPEILDGHKDGGAGFRIAARRLEKIGFFNGDDRR
- a CDS encoding alpha/beta hydrolase encodes the protein MRMKVSQLVVIFAACALAYLFSLAQLYGAYSGIGLISHGGSSPALELVPAGYNATIIIAHGYCADKEMMLPMGLALARNGYRVILYDSAGHGASSMLLGDEPTNVTMDRVADAYAVDNFSVAGHSMGSLAISYAMGGKPDACIGISPIDGAVNGTLPKNLLLLAGGADIESVKTTAVNAMKNGTGINNPETGYTYGGFSDGTARKLVILDGDNHITVLYDRRVYDSMLGWLDATYSIERSGGPSSYGNTALWFLLCALFAIIAFFPFTAFLSGELMGTTHEFRAPDPGLLKPALLVAGAAIAAAAITYFTGFPSIGIQLGNTVSIYLFVMGIIGLGSYWLIFRDSFKGQKFSSRAVLRPLALELVFLLYFLLFIGIPATASIYGLLPGMKRAIFIILMGAMLFPYNLLSELSFRGIPGYKSLLEGASLRIVAIALLMASILLSGTGGFFMVILPVLLPLFVFLEVLSYYTYRLSGNVLIGAILNSLLAAWLMASAFPLV
- a CDS encoding SpaA isopeptide-forming pilin-related protein, translated to MKRGSIIILALVIPLAIFIAGCTTTSPATSPATGTTVKPTTPATSGLAYATAWPTVTAPETGPGDLHGKLTNAATKAPLKDAIIYIWKESDAYDTKLPAFAKAVTDANGEYKISNIPNGYYQIRITAAGNPGYDEVPLEEVDGSTEYNEEVTM
- the rpl12p gene encoding 50S ribosomal protein P1: MEYVYAALLLHKAGKPVDETGVTSVLKAAGVEVNEARVKALVAALEGVNIDEAISKAAFAAAPAAAAAAPAAGAPAAAAPQEEEKKKEEEEASGMEGLSALFG